A stretch of Cytophagales bacterium DNA encodes these proteins:
- a CDS encoding GyrI-like domain-containing protein, which produces MALSLTSLGAYVWVDQPYNRTMKSQTVSTFKVVGVATRIANVEGNSVEEVEALWGKFWGNDIRNKVPNRLGEEFYAVSTDYASDYQGPYTLIIGVAVESFDDVPEGLEAIIIESDTYEKFVSKGKMPDAILRTWFEIWEDKSLTRAYRTDFTVHGAKYIDGDHAEVETFISIKE; this is translated from the coding sequence ATGGCATTGAGCCTAACCAGTTTGGGTGCTTATGTTTGGGTTGATCAACCATATAATAGAACAATGAAAAGTCAGACGGTATCAACGTTTAAAGTAGTGGGAGTTGCTACAAGAATAGCCAATGTGGAAGGTAACTCAGTAGAAGAGGTCGAAGCACTTTGGGGAAAATTTTGGGGGAATGATATTCGTAATAAGGTCCCAAATCGACTTGGAGAAGAATTTTATGCGGTAAGCACGGACTATGCGTCGGATTACCAGGGACCTTACACATTAATCATTGGCGTCGCTGTGGAATCTTTCGATGATGTTCCGGAAGGGCTCGAAGCAATAATCATCGAAAGCGATACGTATGAAAAGTTTGTTTCTAAAGGGAAAATGCCAGATGCCATTTTACGAACATGGTTTGAGATTTGGGAAGACAAATCACTTACACGAGCTTACCGAACTGATTTTACCGTGCATGGAGCAAAGTACATCGATGGCGATCATGCGGAGGTAGAAACATTCATTTCGATTAAGGAGTGA